From Cotesia glomerata isolate CgM1 unplaced genomic scaffold, MPM_Cglom_v2.3 scaffold_885, whole genome shotgun sequence:
CACACTGTTCGCGATCAGGGAAGTATCCATTAGACTCCAGGCATGGTGTTAGCGACTCAACGTTTTCATGATCATTTAAATCATCACGTTCATTGATCGGAACAACTATGTCACTGGTTAATTGAGAAGAAGCAACCCTCCGACGAATAAGTTCTATAGACTGTTGTTTTCTTGATAATGCACTGGCTATTCctataaccaaaaaaaaaatatttttatagtaaactAACTGTTACCTGCCTGCTCCGCTGGGCGCCTTACTTCGAAATTTCTGGTTTGATccatttaaacttaaaaatctcTTATGGGGCTTtgaaaactgcgtcaaatgccgTCAACAG
This genomic window contains:
- the LOC123274895 gene encoding uncharacterized protein LOC123274895; this translates as MDQTRNFEVRRPAEQAGIASALSRKQQSIELIRRRVASSQLTSDIVVPINERDDLNDHENVESLTPCLESNGYFPDREQCDKYYDCRDGQFTEKLCPDGLVFNDFSPQHEKCDLPFGVDCTRRPNR